In Miscanthus floridulus cultivar M001 chromosome 8, ASM1932011v1, whole genome shotgun sequence, the sequence tggccttctccgcccactatccgccgtccaggagtggttactccccggcgacgagggtgagccggtgccgcctgaagggtatgtcgtctcctttgccatcttccatgagcggggattcggggtacccgcgcatagatttcttcgggggctattagattactatgaggtagagctgcagcatctcactcccaatgggattcagcatatggcggcgttcgttgccctgtgcgagggtttcctagggatcgatccccattttgatctgtggcggtatttctttagcattagtctgtcgaagaggaagattggggggaaagaagtgaatgcgccgatggggtgtgccagcattcacctgcgccatacccggtcgcagggttacccgtacatgcgtctggccacatccaacaagggatggcattcgcagtggttttatgttaaggatgatgtgagtgccaccctaccgaagtacaccggacgtcttattgtggatgctccggagtcgtggggctggggcgtcctgactaaagacaagaaacatatctccgaccttctctccgccctccatgccctgaagggtcggggtgtaaaggggtcgggaattatcggcgcctaccacgcgaggagggtggcaccactgatggcgcgtgtgcttcccctgcatcggatgatgcctgggatatcgttcgaggggacggtgctcgttgacgaggcgctcccttattcggaagtggcgcaacgtatcaaggaggcgacggagccgacgaaggattccaccggcagggtcctcgacatcgtgtatccggtgcccgggcatcctccaatgcggccggagcctgggttcttcgaattcgtaagccctcttctcccgcattcttttctttctcctgaatctccctctTTTAACACTTGCTTCTgtaatgttggggctagccgagggggctagtcttcaaggatagcctagccccgctgccgaaggacaaggttgtggcggcggcgaatcgactcgcggccgagcggaacaagaaggcaaaggaggagatgaagaaggcgaaacgactgaagcaggaggcacgggatcggggagaggacgtgagtagtgaggatgacgatgatgatgatgacgacgacgaggtagccgtcgacgtggattggggcgtcctggaggacgaggacatgctgacgagtggccacccatccgtgcaggggcccttccctttccacacggagggaagtggatcgatgaggtcagtggaggccggcgagtccgctgCTTCGcatggcgtgccggccgaggaccggtggatgggaGAGGGCGGGCCTGTCGCCGCCATCCCCGAGGCGACGATGGAGGGgaagcagctccggtgctgcaccccgtgagacgatggagggggacggctccggtgccgcgcccgacgagacgatggagaggagcgactccggtgccgcgcccgacgagatgaaccctcctgccccggagcagggggcaggcatgaaacggtcccgcccagatgagtcagggcaggggtctggggatccatccccaaaacgcttccgccggccgaggacgtcaacgtaagctgttgattcctctgtttttatcctttttccatttttattttgacttaatggttattacctttgcgcAGGTTCTTGCGaatgggtcaccccctggggctggcgcccaagaagagtctcgcccttcatgcgggacagacggcgtcgcctggagtcacccctatttcaggcaggagtggtgccgatgtcggggccgcgttggccgagccgacggcgtccatggtggctcccacgcccgcggaggttactgagcgagcggtcTCTTCGGTGGCggacgtggaacagccggccgaggaccgcataccgccggtgaaggtggtcgtgactgcgccaagccaggatcagccggacgcggtcgtggtggcacccgaggacgtggtgcaatccgcgtcgccaggcgcccatgtggatctgcccgtggcgctcgaagcggtccagacggaggagggtccagccggagggtcctcgagtgcggcggtggtgccgcacagggtcaggagggagccgccaccgacccctttgtcgggaggaagccgctcccctgcgcggggggagccgccgctccagtggatggccgctcaggacccgacgtcgtctcttttctcgctcgatgatcattctgagagcatggagcgggagggtcttgacatcgggatctcgaccatgctgaacgccctggaccaggccagaggagccctccgtgagatcgttatccctaccactcaggtattttctggactttcttcttttttcatgtgtttttgtgttttcgtattcCTGATAtcaatcttcttcctcctcagattcttgttgctcgtagccgggataaatcccaattcctccgcgaacagaaggcggagagggatcgcctttccgaggaggcccggctgcgagcagacttggccgcccagcttgctactgtccaggagcgggaggcccaggcgcgtcaggatgcggaggaggcgcacgggatgttcgaggacctgtcggcgaggtctaagctggatggagaggagattgccaggctcaaaaaagagcgagacgagctgctgcagaggaatgccgcggccaatgagaaggccggcgaagtcctgaaggagctggagatggagcgggacctccggcggaaggccgagagtagggccacagcccttcagcaaaaggtggacgaggacgtcgaggtggtccgctctctccgggcgaagctcgatgacgcggtgaaaggaaagttgagtgctgagaacatcgccaccaagctggagaaagaggctgcctatacgcgaagggcccttcaggttgagagcgatgagcacgatcttctacaagctgcggtcggggtggtccttaacgccctgaatgtgacggagccggtggagaccagcccgctcgcggcccgtgtcggaggtatcacggctcgggtgggccaacttgaggagagtgcctttcacgccgggattacccaggccttcaccgtcgcccacgcccattatgagaaggaaataaacctgaaggtgatgagcgaaggctttccgtccacctacgaggatgaagagctggaggaaatggagaagatggtcgctccccttgcgaagaacctggcagacaatctgaaagaaatggttctcccttcgcgggagtaattaatcgaacaattttgagaacagcttatatgtaatatgtggacaagtgtcggtacttttcgagtctggacgcctttcgtgcttttgcgtcttaatttcgttttgtttgattttttgctgattttattttttacggtcttaccaatatgttcccctgaattatgccgctgattataatgcgaggagatttgaggaggtagccgtaccttaacagcccccgagtaaagcccgacccccgcacctgctggggtcgggtgttactggagaccggaatcagtggttttggtgacaatggatgtcagcgcaataatccccgccctgtcttccaacggAAATCCCCACTGGGGActtttatgggctcggcaaggtggggcctttgtccctgcattgtttggcccgagcccccgatccttgttagggtctgataggggtcgggcgttatttgcgtgttaccccgtcctcggttttcgcaatcggaggggctgagggaacgacacttgcctcgacggcttgagtatcgcgctcaacgagctcgctaacgggtacgttcatgcggaatccgggtccatcatttgctgatggggtcggcagagccctctgggggcactccacaacttcttaacccgcctcccggcagatgcctgagtcgttcgataagctcagggggcccgatggcctctcctcgatggagattctgtgggtttggctcgaggttagaatcgaacgagagaaggtcgagacgtcccggttcgcttctgagcgaggtcgggcagggccactggggctcgtctcggttatctctccctggctctgtttggcgtgaggcggcctcgagccctttgcgggccgaccttcgaacctcagcctgtggttgcctatatcgaaatgaggcaacagccgtttcgtggtgcgacacgaatcgttgggatgcaattttttgcatatgaaatgttttgaatgcaagatttaattgaaagtAAAGGCggtgacgttaccttggtggtatgagtggcggaaaagctcctaccagatgggttcgggccctaacgtttgtgacgaggttggaaaaacctgcgtaagaattgctattctttgttttcgtgtctcgaTGACAATTCGAGCTGTTCGATTAAcctgggcaacctgacagcttctcctttgggggagattctgtaggcggacccctccgatccccTCTTTGGgaaggcagacgtcgaaactagagacgcgagagacgttgagcatgatttttctggtgaatagAAACACCGTAGcaatcggggcgtagggtttacTAGTTCGTCCaattttactcaaagctttgtgcctgtatgtcgcgcccttagtttcaagcgtacggaggggtcgggtggagaggatgtctagattggtagtcatcctcgacagcccccgagtgatgctcgcgtccctgctatttgatggggtcggaatcttgcgaacaaattttaacgcataaagtgagaaagctgagaggcttatctttctttggtcgttcgttcgtcgtgtcttctgggccgaacggccgacccaggagatctgaaaggtcctGTTGCCGGGtcatccgtggtcctgcatggggaggcgaaaaagttgtctgcctatgtgggtgccttaatcgccgcatccggagcgggtcagtggcgggccatacccaggcagtgttcagtttgaccaaagagggacgcctcgtagaccggggttcgtcccgtcacctctggcgcgtcccctcagatatcaatcagcattgattgcgtattaaaaaaggggaagggagagggttttttcgtccgacctttcgcctttccttagttacagcacttcctctttaaatagggagggggagaggagttctcatcccacctccccctctgcctccgagccgctatctctccttcttcttcctttccgccaaacgcgtccgtgcgtcgcggtggttcctgagtgaggaagagttatgccagagagagatagagaacttacaaacttgctcgtgagtctggtgcgtgatgtcgagccgaaggttatccaatgtagatgagatggtgcgcgcggcccttgctgaggagtcgctgctgctgaaggaaaaaaggcgtcggtgggcgtcgtacgtcgttgactgcgccgtcaTTTGCcgcgctcctcccttggcgggaggcgtttcctgcccatacgccgttgtcagggttatggctggagatgatggcgtagtccccagacgccatggCGGTGAcgttgctgccggggttgcggctgacgacgatggcgtagtccccggacgctccgacGGAGGCGtcgcagatggtggcgccttcgaggatccagcgaagatgtcgccgatggagagcgtggcacggcgaccgcagtaggcgagctggcccgtgtacacgccccggacgtcaccgatggagagcgtggcgtggcgaccgcagtagacgaagctggcccgtgtacacgccccggacgtcaccgatggagagcgtggcgcggtgaccgcagtagtacttgtggTAGAGCCGaaccgagactgtaatgaaataatgttgtggggaagcccccgagtaaacagttctcagagtatattgttccttttttgtaacgacatcgctttgtaagtggtgaatttgtgcaaacaatgaacaaaattacatcttttgcttatggcaagtcattttaacgctttccaactcttctcatggtctaagtcataggaagctaggaacatcctgggaactaattctgattgaactggtgagcaaaagagtttgcagccgctggggcgtgggtgtctcgcagtcctaccagtggtattcagaattggttcccaggatcttagccctcgagactcgtttacgaggcgaatggaaaacttagaaaatgtttgtaagtataacacagggatttttgtatttcacatgacatatgttatgatcacatgccagccctcgagtgaggtctgacccctcgcgatttgcaggggtcggaagtcactaaggatcggggttctgttaagacaaaaactgataaggaaaagtgtaagcttgttttaaggatagaaacgacgtagctgctcaatgttccaggcgttggtgaagacctcgcctttgatggttttcaaccggtaggcgcctgggcgaagtatttccgcgacgatgtagggcccttcccagggcggggagagtttgtggcgatccttgttgctctgcacaagacggaggacgaggtctccgacgttgaaggctcgaccccgcacccgtcggctgtggtaccgccgtaacgcttgttggtacttagctgaacggaggagggcgatgtcgcaggCCTCATCcagttggtccatggcgtcttggtgagatgcctcggctccctgttcgtcatatgctctgattcttggtgctccatagtcgaggtccgtcgggagaacggcctcggaaccgtagatcatgaagaagggtgtgtagccggtggcccggctaggagtcgtccttaagGCTCCAGAGCatagccgggagctcagcgagccaacgcgcgccgaacttgttcaaccggttgaaaattctgggtttgaggccttgaagaagcatgccgtttgcgcgctcgacctgtccgttcgtccgggggtgcgcgacggctgcccaatcgattcggatgtgttgttcatcacagaaacgaacgaatttcctaccggtgaactgcgtgccattgtctgtgatgatggagttcggtactccaaagcgatggatgatgtcgagaaagaacagcacagcttgctcggatttgattgtggatattggccgagcttcaatccattttgtgaacttgtctatggtgacaagcaggtgggtaaagcccccgggcgcctttttaagtggcccaaccaggtcaagcccccagaccgcgaagggccacgtgatggggatcatctggagagcctgggccgggaggtgcgttagccgagcgtagtattggcacccttcgcaggtgcgtacaatttgctcggcatcggctactgcaggtgggcaatagaaaccctgtcggaatgccttcccaaccaaggttcttggtgcggcatggtgtaccgcatgctccaccgtggatgtcgctcagtaggagttttccctgttcgtcagggatacaaagttgcagaattccgatgtgacttcgtttgtagagttcgccctctacaagaacgaaggatttggcgcgtcgcgcgagccgtcgggcttctgtcttgtcggttggtagtacgtcgtggaggagatagtcgatgtaaagcgttctccagtcattgggaggatcagactccattgctgggtcttcttcaagctccatgacctcggggtcgggaggaatAGTTagcggatcggccttgggggtcggactagaagggccatcgtcggcttgttccgaccccgcgtagcgtaccgagggtttgtgttggtcactggcgaagacgcctgttggaactggctctcggctggatgctgcttttgcgagtgtatcgaccgcttcgttgaggcgcctggggatatgattgagttcgaggccgtcgaatttgtcctccagacgtcggacctcttgacagtatgcctccatcttggtatcgtggcagcccgactctttcatgacctggttgacgaccagctgagagtcgcccctgatgtcaaggcgtcggatgcccagctcgatggcgattcataggccgttgatgagcgcttcgtattctgcagtattgtttgatgagggaaaatgaagccgaaccatgtacctcatgtggaccccgaggggggatacaaagactagtcctgctccggcgcccttcttcatcagcgatccgtcgaagtacattatccagtactcttgatcgacggctgctggtggcatctggacctcggtccactccgcgatgaagtcagccagtgcctgagatttgatcgccgttcgggggacataagaaatgccctgatccatcagctcgagtgcccacttttgcggttcttcccgtagcgtcatggctacgaacgacctcgccgagggggaacgacgtcactactgtcacggggtgtgactcgaagtagtggcgtagcttccttttggtgatgaggacggtgtagaggagtttctggatctgggagtagcgggttttggagtcggataacacctcgctgatgaaatatacagggcgctgcaccttgaaggcgtgcccctcttcctcccgctctactattaaggccgagctaaccacttgggtggtggccgatatatatagtaggagagattctccatcgcatggaggaactaggaccggtggcttagttaaaaattgtttaaccatgtcgAGTGCcttctgagcctcggctgtccactcgaaacggtccgttttcttcaggagtcgataaagggggagtcctcgttcgccgaggcgtgaaatgaatcggctgagggcggcaaggcacccggtgatccgctgaaccccctttatgttttggatcgggcccatccttgtgatggctgatatcttctctgggttggcctcgatgccacgctcggagacgatgaagccgagcagcatgcccctcgggaccccgaaaacacatttttcgggattgagcttgatgccgttcgctcggagtttcgcaaaggtacgttcaagatcggcgacaaggtggtcagcccgcttggacttgactacaatgtcgtcgacataggcctcaacggttcgcccgatgagatctccgaagcaactaagcatatagcgctggtacgttgccccagcgttcttcagaccaaacggcattgaaacgtagcaaaatgatccaaagggcatgataaaagatgtcgcgagctggtcggactctttcatcgcgatttgatgatagcctgagtatgcgtcaaggaaacagagggtttcgcaccccgaggtggaatcgactatttggtctattcgtggcaaaggaaatggatcctttggacacgatttgttgaggccagtgtaatcaacacacatcctccatttcccgctctttttccggacaagaacaggatttgctaaccactctgggtggtacacttccttaatgaatcctgcggccagcagtttggctatctcctcgccgatggctctgcatttctcctcgttgaagcgacgcaggcgttgtttcaccggcttggatcccaggaggatttggagagtatgctcagcgacctccctcgggatgcccggcatatccgagggtttccacgcaaagatctccttgctggcgcggaggaagtcgacgagcgtgctttcctatgcggaggagagcgcggtcccgattcggacttttttaccctcggagctcctaggatccaagaggacgtccctggaaccctctgctgattcgaacgatccggacgacttctttgcgtcgggtgtcccttcaatgacctcctccctcagggtggcgagctcttcggatgcgatgaccgcggatgcgtgtccgcagcattcgacctcgcactcgtaagcgcgctggaaagaggtgccgatggtgatgatcccacgggggcccggcatcttcagcttcaggtatgtgtaattgggtacggccatgaacttcgcgtaacatggtcgccccagaatggcgtggaaagtccccgggaaccccactacatcgaaggtgagggtctcggtccgataattggatcgatccccaaaagtgacgggcaggtcaatctgccccagtggcatggcttgccttccaggcacgacgccatggaaaggtgctcgaatgggacggaggtgcgttcggtcgacgcccatctcgtcgagcgtcttggcgtacatgatgttgaggccgctgcccccatccatcagtaccttggtgagccgctttggaccgacgattgggtcgacgacaagcggataccttcccgggtatgggatggcatccgggtggtcggtccggtcgaaagttatggcggattccgaccaccggagataagctggcatagccggtccagcggtatagacctctcgacgtgtGACCTTCTGgtggcgcctggagtcgtaggccgtcgatcccccgaagatcatgagggcaccggttggAGTTGGGAAGgtatcgtccttctcctccgtgtcgttagtggtgggaacaggctccttcccctgctcctccttgttcaggcccccggccaagtatttgcgcataaggccgcattccttgtataggtgcttggccgggaaggcgtggtttgggcatggcccctcgagcattttctcgaagtggttcggagtgccctccgcgggcttccggccacctttgcggtcggcagcggccgcgagtgAGTTGTCGTGCTGTTgctttttatttttccttttggcggaacggttggaggcgccttcactggcatcctcgtcccgcctcgtctttccatcggagcgatcaaagatggctccgaccgcctcttctccagaggcgtg encodes:
- the LOC136475300 gene encoding uncharacterized protein; this encodes MLNALDQARGALREIVIPTTQILVARSRDKSQFLREQKAERDRLSEEARLRADLAAQLATVQEREAQARQDAEEAHGMFEDLSARSKLDGEEIARLKKERDELLQRNAAANEKAGEVLKELEMERDLRRKAESRATALQQKVDEDVEVVRSLRAKLDDAVKGKLSAENIATKLEKEAAYTRRALQVESDEHDLLQAAVGVVLNALNVTEPVETSPLAARVGGITARVGQLEESAFHAGITQAFTVAHAHYEKEINLKVMSEGFPSTYEDEELEEMEKMVAPLAKNLADNLKEMVLPSRE